The Argiope bruennichi chromosome 9, qqArgBrue1.1, whole genome shotgun sequence genome contains a region encoding:
- the LOC129984296 gene encoding uncharacterized protein LOC129984296: MSFNTFWKIFLRNRYRILCSVLFLVTFGCVLLNSYSSNLRVRLKNFFAGDIVDFTYADNITGFGYPIVPNVVHYVHFDEPDLNFIQVISIRAVYLNSPPERILIHCNCYSLRGKYWNMVKNISILEISYMRKPTHIFEKLLSSVYHSSDIARLEILMKYGGIFLDTDTYVIKSLEYFRRFEMTLGWPPSQNLGTQLLIAHKNARFLKLWYNSYRYYRRERWYYNAGELPTQFILEPMPYLVHRVPYDFGVHNLVHLLYGTHSSEWKNYHAIHLLVRHKNYLLPGDTVEEFNEENIKTYNKTFGDMARLVLYGSTDIIE, translated from the coding sequence atGTCATTCAATACtttttggaagatatttttgCGTAATCGATACAGAATTTTATGTAGTGTATTGTTTCTTGTTACTTTTGGTTGCGTTTTATTAAATTCGTACAGTTCGAATTTACGGGTaagattgaaaaacttttttgcgGGTGATATTGTGGATTTTACCTATGCTGATAATATAACTGGATTCGGTTACCCAATAGTGCCTAATGTAGTGCATTATGTTCATTTTGATGAACCTGATTTAAACTTTATTCAGGTTATTAGCATTAGAGCTGTGTACCTAAATAGCCCACCAGAAAGAATATTAATCCACTGCAATTGCTATAGTTTAAGAGGGAAATATTGGAATATGGTAAAGAATATTTCCATTCTAGAAATCTCATATATGAGGAAACCAActcatattttcgaaaaattattaagttcTGTTTATCATTCATCAGATATAGCTAGgcttgaaatattaatgaaatatggtGGCATATTTCTCGATACTGATACTTATGTTATAAAGTCTTTGGAATATTTTAGAAGATTCGAAATGACTCTCGGTTGGCCACCATCTCAAAATCTTGGAACTCAATTATTAATTGCTCATAAAAACGCTAGATTTCTAAAACTGTGGTACAATTCATATCGTTACTATAGAAGAGAGCGTTGGTACTACAATGCAGGAGAACTTCCAACGCAGTTCATTTTAGAACCTATGCCATATTTAGTCCATAGAGTCCCATATGATTTTGGAGTTCATAATTTAGTGCATCTACTCTATGGAACTCATAGTTCTGAATGGAAAAACTATCATGCCATTCATTTATTAGTGAGACATAAAAATTACCTGTTACCTGGTGATACTGTTGaagaatttaatgaagaaaacattaaaacatataaCAAAACATTTGGTGATATGGCAAGACTAGTTTTATATGGTTCAACAGATATTATTGAATGA